One window of Trinickia caryophylli genomic DNA carries:
- the xopC gene encoding XopC/Rsp1239 family type III secretion system effector: MQPITSIQTFVSQSGSSDEHPLPEQPLLVGRQSPISKAALLTGLGKLRHTPRPPEDAPATSTARRRQLSEMMIRHRATPPSQGRFRLSPHQLGSAARVDSQLYHHRTATEAPVFFSEFATEKPSLSMVDALSEGKRDYYVVRHLGKRGRDLYTDEPVEGNDSKIGQLKTSPLLSTQRSGVRAIRGFAATATIDQARGEYIGRLHRHVVEMLGSRGGVVHLVRPSRDPYVEDSTLNFFTFCEQTELADSLNRMEGRAARTEKRPPIVFTDHKSLIGLSRTSRTEASPIGRLVQQPFFVTSELRGGDNVVIADDHIQAGGSALAMESAARGANANVLAFAALSAHPFSSQLTMSAEVRQFLDQTLATWDPDRHVSDRLAQLGMPRDRMTNSEAMILIAYAIDPDDHQAVARFEALQQRFFDRAHLHNVGIDPDAPDAGTRMDLLQQRQEAMGTESARAFVNNSRVLEGENDSLLPVLRAKPKSPQEIVRELNEVSSASRASIEASDVKQVVVLDWDDCLRDEKSMNYQLMHNALAISAREHMKALPELGEAVARLRVRMQAGDTAGEGDPLVMMKQEDFRDHLMANPGIFKRHIAEDFVRTMLPELDKSRALMATNAIYAQFTREYKRLTRPRRDETPRDVPFPDIQFALLPGARELLDKSRTASSRVILISNRGQGDLESEVNHLKMMHYFDVVSGTPMVTRAKPGKHGAAMPEALQRQLTQALRGDDEVALRMALDSAVAYAHPDTSVVKRTDGKPRGDRLRQSLETLSIAEDVPIISYGDQPTDVSQAAELAAQGRRVEGVIVNPQRGDVGQHIDVAGIPTRVTGSMTDL, translated from the coding sequence ATGCAACCGATAACCTCCATTCAAACGTTCGTCTCTCAATCGGGATCGAGCGATGAGCATCCGTTGCCCGAGCAGCCGCTTCTGGTTGGCCGGCAAAGCCCTATCAGCAAAGCAGCTCTGCTCACCGGACTAGGCAAGCTCCGTCACACGCCTCGCCCGCCGGAGGACGCGCCAGCTACCTCTACGGCGAGACGTCGACAACTGAGTGAAATGATGATCCGACACCGCGCCACACCGCCGAGTCAGGGAAGGTTTCGTCTTTCTCCGCACCAGTTGGGAAGCGCGGCAAGAGTTGACTCGCAGCTGTATCATCACCGCACCGCGACCGAGGCACCCGTATTCTTTAGTGAATTCGCGACTGAGAAACCGTCTCTGTCCATGGTGGATGCGCTGTCCGAAGGCAAGCGTGACTATTACGTGGTGCGGCACCTCGGCAAGCGCGGGCGGGACTTGTACACCGACGAGCCTGTGGAAGGGAATGACAGCAAGATTGGACAGCTGAAAACCAGCCCGCTGTTGAGTACGCAGCGGAGCGGCGTGCGCGCTATCCGCGGGTTTGCGGCCACGGCGACCATCGACCAGGCCCGCGGAGAATATATTGGTCGGCTGCACCGGCACGTGGTGGAGATGCTCGGAAGCCGGGGCGGGGTTGTGCACTTGGTGCGGCCGTCGCGTGACCCATATGTCGAAGACAGCACACTCAATTTCTTCACGTTCTGCGAGCAGACCGAACTTGCCGATTCGCTGAATCGGATGGAAGGGCGAGCAGCTCGCACCGAGAAACGCCCGCCGATAGTATTCACCGATCATAAGTCACTCATTGGATTGTCGCGAACCTCGCGTACAGAGGCCAGCCCGATAGGCCGTCTGGTGCAGCAGCCGTTCTTTGTGACATCGGAGCTGCGTGGGGGCGATAACGTGGTCATTGCCGACGACCATATCCAGGCTGGCGGATCTGCACTCGCAATGGAATCGGCGGCTCGAGGAGCAAATGCCAATGTATTGGCTTTCGCTGCATTAAGCGCTCATCCATTTTCGTCACAACTGACCATGTCGGCCGAAGTCCGGCAGTTCCTCGACCAGACTCTCGCCACGTGGGATCCCGATCGCCATGTTTCCGACCGACTGGCGCAGCTCGGTATGCCGCGCGATCGAATGACCAACAGCGAGGCGATGATCTTGATTGCGTACGCGATCGATCCTGATGATCATCAGGCCGTGGCAAGATTCGAGGCGTTGCAGCAGCGGTTCTTTGACCGGGCACACCTGCACAACGTCGGCATCGATCCTGACGCGCCCGATGCCGGCACGAGAATGGATTTGCTGCAACAAAGGCAGGAGGCGATGGGTACCGAATCGGCCCGCGCGTTCGTGAACAATTCGCGGGTTCTCGAGGGAGAAAACGATTCCCTGTTGCCGGTCCTTCGGGCAAAGCCAAAATCGCCGCAGGAAATCGTGCGGGAGCTCAACGAGGTCAGCAGTGCAAGCCGCGCATCTATCGAGGCATCGGATGTAAAACAGGTGGTCGTGCTCGACTGGGATGATTGTCTGCGCGACGAGAAGAGCATGAATTATCAACTCATGCATAACGCACTGGCAATCTCCGCGAGGGAGCACATGAAAGCGCTGCCCGAACTCGGCGAAGCCGTTGCTCGCCTGCGTGTCCGGATGCAGGCGGGCGACACCGCAGGCGAGGGTGATCCACTCGTGATGATGAAGCAAGAGGATTTCCGGGACCACCTGATGGCCAATCCCGGAATATTCAAGCGGCACATCGCAGAGGACTTCGTCCGGACGATGCTACCCGAGCTGGACAAATCGAGAGCGTTGATGGCAACCAACGCTATATATGCCCAATTCACACGGGAATACAAGCGGCTGACCCGTCCACGCCGGGATGAGACGCCACGTGACGTTCCGTTTCCGGATATCCAATTCGCTCTCCTGCCCGGTGCACGAGAGTTGTTGGACAAATCCCGCACGGCCTCTTCACGAGTGATTCTCATCAGCAATCGGGGACAGGGGGATCTCGAAAGCGAAGTGAATCACCTGAAGATGATGCATTACTTCGACGTCGTATCCGGTACGCCGATGGTTACCCGCGCAAAGCCCGGCAAGCATGGCGCCGCCATGCCGGAAGCGCTGCAGAGACAACTGACTCAGGCACTACGTGGCGACGATGAAGTTGCGCTGCGTATGGCGCTCGATAGCGCGGTGGCCTATGCCCACCCAGATACAAGCGTGGTCAAACGCACCGACGGGAAACCTCGCGGCGACAGGCTCAGGCAGAGTCTCGAAACCCTGTCGATCGCTGAGGACGTTCCGATCATCTCCTATGGAGACCAGCCGACCGATGTATCACAGGCTGCGGAACTCGCTGCCCAAGGACGCCGGGTTGAAGGCGTCATCGTCAATCCTCAGCGCGGCGACGTGGGGCAGCACATCGATGTGGCAGGAATCCCGACGCGCGTTACAGGTAGCATGACGGATCTGTAG
- a CDS encoding lysine/arginine/ornithine ABC transporter substrate-binding protein, whose product MGKLAILVMAMLAIGIADAKEWSTVRLGSAASYPPFHSQNPDGRLVGFDIDLGNEICRRMHANCVWVDSEFDSLIPALKARKFDAIVSALSITPKRAKQIAFSSKLYNIPTELVARKERGLTSTVAALRGKRIGVVQGSTQEIYAKRYWEPEGVVIESYQNQDLVYADLLAARLDATLTNAAQAEYGFLKTPQAAGFGRAGDELYDDEIFGVGTAVGLRKEDGDLKAQIDAAIANMRRDGTYDKIVRRYFDFDAYGK is encoded by the coding sequence ATGGGAAAACTTGCAATTCTCGTGATGGCAATGCTGGCCATCGGCATTGCCGATGCGAAGGAGTGGTCGACGGTCCGTTTAGGATCGGCGGCGAGTTATCCCCCGTTTCACTCGCAAAACCCGGATGGAAGGCTCGTCGGATTCGATATTGATCTCGGCAATGAAATCTGCCGCCGCATGCATGCGAACTGTGTATGGGTCGACAGCGAGTTCGACAGCCTCATCCCGGCGCTGAAGGCTCGCAAGTTCGACGCCATTGTGTCGGCCCTGTCGATTACGCCGAAGCGCGCCAAGCAGATCGCGTTTTCTTCAAAGCTGTACAACATTCCCACAGAACTCGTAGCCAGGAAAGAGCGGGGGCTGACATCGACGGTCGCCGCGCTAAGGGGGAAAAGGATCGGGGTCGTTCAGGGTTCCACGCAGGAAATCTACGCGAAGCGGTACTGGGAGCCCGAAGGGGTGGTCATCGAGTCATACCAGAATCAGGACCTGGTGTATGCCGATTTGCTGGCAGCGCGGCTCGATGCAACGCTGACCAACGCCGCACAAGCCGAATATGGGTTTTTGAAAACGCCGCAGGCAGCAGGATTCGGCCGTGCCGGCGACGAACTTTACGACGATGAAATTTTCGGCGTGGGTACGGCGGTAGGCTTGCGCAAGGAAGATGGCGATCTGAAGGCGCAGATAGACGCCGCGATCGCGAACATGCGTCGGGACGGTACGTATGACAAGATCGTCCGGAGATACTTCGACTTCGACGCTTACGGAAAATAA
- a CDS encoding AraC family transcriptional regulator, with translation MIDPLSEVVTLLQPTAGLSKIVSGAGQWRVRRQEAGQPFYCVVLDGNCQLTVDRHGSIQLAAGDFVLIPAAYGFAMSSHEPAESKPDIDSQPVALANGEFRLGARSGSPDVRLIVGHCSFGSPDAALLVSLLPALVHVRDEARLATLVQLLRDESRAQRPARDVVMTRLLEVLLIEAFRSTPAISAPSGLLRGLNDSRLAVAIRRMHEDPTQAWTVAGLAKEAALSRSAFFDRFRRAVGVAPMAYLLAWRMALAKNLLRRNEGGIAEVAQRVGYSSASTFSVAFSRFVGMPPTEFARTSGEP, from the coding sequence ATGATCGATCCGCTTTCAGAAGTCGTTACCCTGCTGCAACCGACGGCCGGGCTGTCGAAGATCGTCAGCGGCGCGGGGCAATGGCGCGTCCGACGTCAGGAAGCCGGGCAGCCCTTCTACTGTGTGGTGCTCGACGGGAATTGCCAGCTCACTGTCGACCGGCATGGGTCGATTCAGCTCGCGGCAGGCGACTTCGTATTGATTCCGGCGGCGTACGGTTTCGCGATGTCGAGCCATGAACCGGCGGAATCGAAGCCGGACATCGACAGTCAGCCCGTCGCGCTCGCGAACGGCGAATTCAGGCTGGGCGCTCGAAGCGGCTCGCCCGACGTGCGGCTGATCGTCGGCCATTGCAGCTTCGGCTCGCCCGATGCGGCATTGCTCGTCTCGCTACTCCCTGCGCTCGTACACGTTCGCGATGAAGCCCGTCTCGCGACACTCGTGCAACTGCTGCGGGATGAATCGCGCGCGCAAAGGCCCGCGCGCGATGTGGTCATGACGCGGTTGCTCGAGGTGCTGCTGATCGAAGCGTTTCGCTCCACGCCTGCGATATCGGCACCGTCAGGGCTATTGCGTGGGCTCAATGACAGCCGCCTCGCCGTCGCGATACGGCGAATGCATGAAGATCCTACACAGGCGTGGACCGTGGCAGGCCTCGCGAAGGAAGCCGCCCTCTCTCGCTCGGCGTTCTTCGATCGGTTCAGGCGCGCGGTGGGCGTGGCACCGATGGCCTATCTGCTCGCCTGGCGCATGGCCCTTGCCAAGAACCTGCTGCGACGAAATGAAGGCGGCATTGCGGAAGTGGCACAGCGTGTCGGCTATAGCTCCGCAAGTACCTTCAGCGTGGCGTTCAGCCGGTTCGTCGGCATGCCGCCGACAGAGTTTGCCCGCACGAGTGGCGAACCCTGA
- a CDS encoding SDR family oxidoreductase, with protein MKTVFITGCSSGFGLETARYFLERDWRVIATMRTPNEEVLPRSQRLLVLALDVTDPQSIDRAIDAAGPIDVLVNNAGIGVLNALEGTPMEVAREVFETNTLGTIAVTQAVLPQFRQRKAGVVVNVTSSVTLRSLPLLSVYTASKAAVNAFTESLALELAAFDVRARLVLPGRAPETRFGENAQPRMQAGFPAPYAELAQRIFSEWQQSSEVTCSIDVAEAVWRAANDPSCPMRLAAGADARALAAAG; from the coding sequence TTGAAAACCGTCTTCATTACCGGATGCTCGTCCGGGTTCGGCCTCGAAACCGCCCGCTATTTCTTGGAGCGCGATTGGCGTGTGATCGCCACGATGCGCACGCCGAACGAGGAGGTACTGCCCCGGTCGCAGCGATTGCTCGTGCTCGCACTCGACGTCACCGATCCGCAAAGCATTGATCGGGCAATAGATGCCGCGGGGCCGATCGATGTCCTCGTCAACAACGCCGGGATCGGCGTGCTCAACGCACTGGAGGGCACGCCGATGGAGGTTGCGCGCGAGGTATTCGAAACGAACACACTGGGAACGATCGCCGTGACTCAGGCGGTGTTGCCGCAATTCCGGCAACGCAAAGCCGGCGTGGTCGTGAACGTGACGTCGAGCGTGACGCTGCGCTCGCTGCCTTTGCTCTCGGTCTATACGGCAAGCAAAGCGGCGGTCAATGCGTTTACCGAGTCGCTTGCGCTCGAATTGGCGGCGTTCGACGTGCGAGCCAGGCTGGTCCTTCCTGGGCGCGCGCCTGAGACGCGTTTCGGCGAGAACGCGCAGCCCCGCATGCAAGCGGGCTTTCCCGCGCCATACGCGGAACTGGCGCAGCGCATTTTCTCGGAGTGGCAGCAGTCGTCGGAAGTGACATGTTCGATCGACGTGGCCGAAGCGGTCTGGCGTGCGGCGAACGACCCGTCGTGTCCGATGCGGTTGGCCGCGGGCGCCGATGCTCGAGCGCTAGCCGCGGCCGGCTGA
- a CDS encoding sugar-binding transcriptional regulator translates to MSKSNEKLDLATRAAWLYYVAGDTQNEIAEKLQVSRPVAQRLVAFAVEKNLIRVRVEHRLADCLSLADQLCARYGLSMCEVVPVDDDSAEAIDRKLAVAGAQVMERYLGEDKPMIVSVSSGRTLKAAVDQLGQIDRPQHRLVSMVGAIAQDGSSNRYDVALHISERTGGKHFLLPAPLIADNEAERTQWCNHRLYRIVEALTAQADVAFVGIGDIGPQCPLHVDGFITASEVDELMRLGAVAEMLGLPIDAEGKRVESATGRRVTSVPLDAPPKRPTIGFAGGARKHRAVLAALKGGWLSGLVTDEACARAALEEC, encoded by the coding sequence GTGTCCAAGTCCAACGAAAAACTCGACCTCGCTACACGCGCCGCGTGGCTTTACTACGTCGCGGGCGATACGCAGAACGAAATCGCCGAGAAGCTGCAGGTATCGCGGCCTGTCGCGCAACGGCTCGTCGCCTTCGCCGTCGAAAAGAATCTGATCCGCGTGCGCGTGGAGCATCGGCTGGCCGATTGCCTGTCGCTGGCCGACCAGCTTTGCGCGCGATACGGCTTGTCGATGTGCGAAGTGGTGCCGGTGGACGACGACAGTGCCGAAGCGATCGATAGAAAGCTCGCCGTGGCGGGTGCACAGGTGATGGAACGGTACCTCGGCGAAGATAAACCGATGATCGTCTCGGTAAGCAGTGGCCGCACGCTCAAGGCGGCTGTCGATCAACTGGGACAGATCGATCGGCCTCAGCATCGGCTCGTGTCGATGGTGGGGGCGATCGCGCAGGACGGATCGTCGAATCGCTATGACGTGGCCCTGCACATTTCGGAAAGGACGGGTGGCAAGCACTTCCTGTTGCCCGCGCCGCTGATCGCCGATAACGAAGCCGAGCGTACGCAGTGGTGCAATCACCGGCTTTATCGGATTGTGGAAGCACTCACCGCGCAGGCCGATGTGGCGTTTGTCGGCATCGGCGATATCGGACCGCAATGTCCGCTGCATGTGGATGGGTTCATCACCGCAAGCGAGGTGGACGAGCTGATGCGGCTCGGGGCGGTCGCCGAGATGCTGGGCTTGCCGATCGATGCCGAGGGCAAACGCGTGGAATCGGCTACGGGACGGCGCGTGACGAGCGTGCCGCTCGATGCGCCGCCGAAGCGGCCGACCATCGGCTTCGCGGGCGGCGCCCGCAAGCATCGCGCCGTGCTCGCAGCGCTCAAGGGCGGCTGGCTTTCTGGGCTCGTGACCGACGAGGCTTGTGCGCGGGCGGCGTTGGAGGAGTGCTGA